From one Misgurnus anguillicaudatus chromosome 2, ASM2758022v2, whole genome shotgun sequence genomic stretch:
- the sec62 gene encoding translocation protein SEC62, translating into MAERRRHKKRIQEVSEPTKEEKAVAKYLRFNCPSKSTNVMGHRVDYFVASKAVDCLLDSKWAKAKKGEEALFTTRESVVDYCNRLLKKQFFHRALKVMKKKPEKDVKKEKEKEKEKEKAKSDSGKEEEKKGKKEKDKKKEPEAADAKKDKNDDSPGSPKKKKDVKKKFKLEPHDDQLFLDGNEVYFWVYDPVHFKTFAMGLILVIAVIAATLFPLWPAEMRVGVYYLSVAAGCFVASILLLAVARCILFLIIWLVTGGRHHFWFLPNLTADVGFIDSFRPLYTHEYKGPRSKKSSSEKSENKDGESSKKSDSDDKSDGEKKDGEEEEDEDENKETEAAEGHGERHSDTDSDRREDDGSQHSNGNDFEMITREELEQHTEEDEEEEEEEEEGESETKPLTVQT; encoded by the exons ATGGCGGAGCGCAGGAGACACAAGAAGCGAATCCAG GAGGTCAGTGAACCTACCAAGGAGGAGAAGGCAGTGGCCAAATACCTGCGTTTTAACTGCCCCTCTAAATCCACCAACGTGATGGGACATCGAGTGGATTACTTTGTCG CATCTAAAGCGGTCGACTGTCTGCTGGATTCAAAGTGGGCCAAAGCAAAGAAGGGAGAAGAGGCTTTGTTCACAACCAGAGAGTCTGTGGTGGATTACTGCAACAG ACTCCTGAAGAAACAGTTTTTCCACCGGGCCCTTAAAGTGATGAAGAAGAAGCCAGAAAAAGACGTAAAGAAGGAAAaggaaaaagagaaagaaaaagagaaggcCAAAAGTGACAGCGGCAAAGAGGAGGAGAAAAAGGGCAAAAAAGAGAAGGACAAAAAGAAAGAGCCTGAAGCTGCAGACgcaaagaaagacaaaaacgACGAC AGTCCAGGATCTCCAAAGAAAAAGAAGGATGTGAAGAAGAAATTCAAGCTGGAACCTCATGACGACCAGCTGTTCTTAGATGGCAATGAG GTTTATTTTTGGGTATATGATCCAGTCCACTTCAAAACCTTTGCCATGGGATTGATTCTCG TCATTGCCGTTATCGCAGCCACTTTGTTCCCTCTGTGGCCGGCTGAGATGAGGGTGGGTGTGTATTACCTGAGCGTGGCAGCGGGATGCTTTGTCGCCAGTATACTTCTCCTAGCTGTTG CTCGCTGTATCCTGTTCCTGATCATCTGGCTGGTGACCGGCGGCCGTCACCACTTCTGGTTCCTGCCGAACTTGACGGCAGACGTGGGCTTCATCGACTCCTTCCGGCCTCTCTACACGCACGAGTACAAGGGCCCGCGCTCCAAGAAATCCAGCAGCGAGAAATCAGAAAACAAAGATGGGGAATCCAGCAAGAAATCGGACAGTGATGATAAATCGGACGGTGAGAAAAAAGACGgtgaggaggaagaggacgaAGACGAGAACAAGGAAACTGAGGCGGCCGAAGGACACGGGGAGCGCCATTCGGACACGGACAGCGACAGACGAGAGGACGACGGTTCGCAGCACAGCAACGGCAATGATTTCGAAATGATCACAAGAGAAGAGCTGGAACAGCACACAGAGGAGgatgaagaagaagaggaggaggaggaagaaggGGAAAGCGAGACAAAGCCCTTGACTGTCCAGACATAA
- the nadkb gene encoding NAD kinase b isoform X1 has product MGHDNALSLSNRFKLEQNVKKLKMLEPTYFFRPSTAGISRYFTKPNLYCSLNGRSRLRTINQKMEAVEERLLPRKVEEGGNCSTSIRSHRQQGKPARRRRVMKRSLRKPDCPEQLSGGSDQHRLPEQHGTEDSVFVEETTENCTRWDRCRRGHFLHGPYPATHFGPKACILPNPTSVMHIQDPASQRLTWSKPPLNVLVIRKIRDEGLLEPFKELCRFLVEEKHLMVYVEKKVVDDAVLIKDEQFSDIRNQLCTFREGFDDISHCIDLIICLGGDGTLLYASSLFQGSVPPVMAFHLGSLGFLTPFKFESFRTEVDKVFGGNAAITLRSRLKVKVLKGVRSEHEENGMVPHNHTNNEAGKISLQLQVLNEVVVDRGPSSYLSNVDLYLDGRLITSVQGDGVIVSTPTGSTAYAAAAGASMIHPNVPAIMVTPICPHSLSFRPIVVPAGVELMITLSPDARNTAWVSFDGRKRQEIRHGDSIKITTSCYPVPSICCHDLVYDWFESLAECLHWNVRKKQTRLTDVSDSSDTEN; this is encoded by the exons ATGGGCCATGATAACGCTTTAAGTTTGTCAAATCGATTCAAGTTAGAGCAAAATGTTAAGAAACTGAAAATGTTAGAACCAACGTACTTTTTTCGCCCGTCGACGGCCGGGATATCGCGATATTTCACCAAGCCCAATTTGTATTGCAGTCTTAATGGGAGATCAAGACTACGGACTATAAatcaaaa AATGGAGGCAGTAGAAGAGAGGCTGCTTCCCAGGAAAGTGGAGGAAGGTGGGAACTGCAGTACATCCATCCGATCACACAGGCAGCAGGGGAAGCCTGCACGGAGACGGAGAGTGATGAAGAGGTCTCTCCGAAAGCCGGACTGTCCGGAGCAGCTGTCGGGGGGAAGTGATCAACATCGGTTGCCGGAGCAGCATGGGACCGAAGACTCTGTATTTGTGGAGGAGACAACTGAGAATTGCACTAGATGGGATAGATGCAG ACGAGGACACTTTCTACATGGACCATATCCTGCTACTCACTTTGGACCCAAAGCTTGCATACTGCCCAATCCGACCTCAGTCAT GCACATTCAGGATCCAGCCAGCCAGCGGCTCACCTGGAGCAAACCTCCACTTAATGTCCTGGTCATCAGAAAGATCAGAGACGAGGGCCTGCTCGAGCCATTCAAAGAGCTCTGCAGGTTCCTAGTAGAG GAGAAACATCTGATGGTTTACGTGGAGAAGAAAGTTGTGGACGATGCCGTTCTCATTAAGGACGAGCAGTTTTCAGACATTCGCAATCAGCTGTGCACATTCAGGGAAG GGTTTGATGACATATCGCACTGCATAGATCTCATTATTTGTTTGGGAGGAGATGGGACTCTTCTCTATGCCTCGTCTCTTTTCCAG GGCAGCGTTCCTCCGGTGATGGCGTTCCATCTGGGATCCTTAGGGTTCCTCACGCCCTTCAAGTTCGAATCCTTTAGGACCGAGGTGGATAAGGTGTTCGGAG GCAATGCCGCCATCACCCTCCGCAGTCGTCTGAAGGTGAAGGTGCTGAAAGGCGTGAGGAGTGAACATGAGGAAAATGGCATGGTGCCTCATAACCACACAAACAATGAGGCGGGCAAGATATCCCTGCAGTTACAG GTCCTAAATGAAGTGGTGGTGGATAGAGGCCCCTCCTCTTACCTGTCTAACGTTGACCTTTACCTGGATGGACGACTCATCACGTCTGTACAGGGAGATG GTGTAATAGTTTCCACCCCCACAGGCAGCACGGCTTACGCTGCCGCAGCGGGAGCTTCAATGATCCATCCCAACGTTCCCGCCATCATGGTGACCCCAATCTGTCCCCACTCGCTCTCCTTTAGACCCATCGTGGTGCCTGCTGGAGTGGAGCTCATG ATAACTCTGTCTCCTGATGCTCGCAACACAGCCTGGGTGTCGTTTGATGGTAGAAAGAGGCAGGAAATCCGGCATGGAGATAG CATTAAGATCACAACATCTTGTTATCCAGTTCCTTCGATCTGTTGTCATGATCTGGTGTACGACTGGTTTGAGAGTCTGGCCGAGTGTCTTCACTGGAACGTCCGCAAGAAGCAAACACGCCTAACAGATGTCAGCGATTCATCAGACACTGAGAACTGA
- the nadkb gene encoding NAD kinase b isoform X3 has protein sequence MPVLHPSGKRTTSKWHIQDPASQRLTWSKPPLNVLVIRKIRDEGLLEPFKELCRFLVEEKHLMVYVEKKVVDDAVLIKDEQFSDIRNQLCTFREGFDDISHCIDLIICLGGDGTLLYASSLFQGSVPPVMAFHLGSLGFLTPFKFESFRTEVDKVFGGNAAITLRSRLKVKVLKGVRSEHEENGMVPHNHTNNEAGKISLQLQVLNEVVVDRGPSSYLSNVDLYLDGRLITSVQGDGVIVSTPTGSTAYAAAAGASMIHPNVPAIMVTPICPHSLSFRPIVVPAGVELMITLSPDARNTAWVSFDGRKRQEIRHGDSIKITTSCYPVPSICCHDLVYDWFESLAECLHWNVRKKQTRLTDVSDSSDTEN, from the exons ATGCCCGTTTTGCACCCGTCAGGGAAACGCACCACATCAAAATG GCACATTCAGGATCCAGCCAGCCAGCGGCTCACCTGGAGCAAACCTCCACTTAATGTCCTGGTCATCAGAAAGATCAGAGACGAGGGCCTGCTCGAGCCATTCAAAGAGCTCTGCAGGTTCCTAGTAGAG GAGAAACATCTGATGGTTTACGTGGAGAAGAAAGTTGTGGACGATGCCGTTCTCATTAAGGACGAGCAGTTTTCAGACATTCGCAATCAGCTGTGCACATTCAGGGAAG GGTTTGATGACATATCGCACTGCATAGATCTCATTATTTGTTTGGGAGGAGATGGGACTCTTCTCTATGCCTCGTCTCTTTTCCAG GGCAGCGTTCCTCCGGTGATGGCGTTCCATCTGGGATCCTTAGGGTTCCTCACGCCCTTCAAGTTCGAATCCTTTAGGACCGAGGTGGATAAGGTGTTCGGAG GCAATGCCGCCATCACCCTCCGCAGTCGTCTGAAGGTGAAGGTGCTGAAAGGCGTGAGGAGTGAACATGAGGAAAATGGCATGGTGCCTCATAACCACACAAACAATGAGGCGGGCAAGATATCCCTGCAGTTACAG GTCCTAAATGAAGTGGTGGTGGATAGAGGCCCCTCCTCTTACCTGTCTAACGTTGACCTTTACCTGGATGGACGACTCATCACGTCTGTACAGGGAGATG GTGTAATAGTTTCCACCCCCACAGGCAGCACGGCTTACGCTGCCGCAGCGGGAGCTTCAATGATCCATCCCAACGTTCCCGCCATCATGGTGACCCCAATCTGTCCCCACTCGCTCTCCTTTAGACCCATCGTGGTGCCTGCTGGAGTGGAGCTCATG ATAACTCTGTCTCCTGATGCTCGCAACACAGCCTGGGTGTCGTTTGATGGTAGAAAGAGGCAGGAAATCCGGCATGGAGATAG CATTAAGATCACAACATCTTGTTATCCAGTTCCTTCGATCTGTTGTCATGATCTGGTGTACGACTGGTTTGAGAGTCTGGCCGAGTGTCTTCACTGGAACGTCCGCAAGAAGCAAACACGCCTAACAGATGTCAGCGATTCATCAGACACTGAGAACTGA
- the nadkb gene encoding NAD kinase b isoform X2 translates to MEAVEERLLPRKVEEGGNCSTSIRSHRQQGKPARRRRVMKRSLRKPDCPEQLSGGSDQHRLPEQHGTEDSVFVEETTENCTRWDRCRRGHFLHGPYPATHFGPKACILPNPTSVMHIQDPASQRLTWSKPPLNVLVIRKIRDEGLLEPFKELCRFLVEEKHLMVYVEKKVVDDAVLIKDEQFSDIRNQLCTFREGFDDISHCIDLIICLGGDGTLLYASSLFQGSVPPVMAFHLGSLGFLTPFKFESFRTEVDKVFGGNAAITLRSRLKVKVLKGVRSEHEENGMVPHNHTNNEAGKISLQLQVLNEVVVDRGPSSYLSNVDLYLDGRLITSVQGDGVIVSTPTGSTAYAAAAGASMIHPNVPAIMVTPICPHSLSFRPIVVPAGVELMITLSPDARNTAWVSFDGRKRQEIRHGDSIKITTSCYPVPSICCHDLVYDWFESLAECLHWNVRKKQTRLTDVSDSSDTEN, encoded by the exons ATGGAGGCAGTAGAAGAGAGGCTGCTTCCCAGGAAAGTGGAGGAAGGTGGGAACTGCAGTACATCCATCCGATCACACAGGCAGCAGGGGAAGCCTGCACGGAGACGGAGAGTGATGAAGAGGTCTCTCCGAAAGCCGGACTGTCCGGAGCAGCTGTCGGGGGGAAGTGATCAACATCGGTTGCCGGAGCAGCATGGGACCGAAGACTCTGTATTTGTGGAGGAGACAACTGAGAATTGCACTAGATGGGATAGATGCAG ACGAGGACACTTTCTACATGGACCATATCCTGCTACTCACTTTGGACCCAAAGCTTGCATACTGCCCAATCCGACCTCAGTCAT GCACATTCAGGATCCAGCCAGCCAGCGGCTCACCTGGAGCAAACCTCCACTTAATGTCCTGGTCATCAGAAAGATCAGAGACGAGGGCCTGCTCGAGCCATTCAAAGAGCTCTGCAGGTTCCTAGTAGAG GAGAAACATCTGATGGTTTACGTGGAGAAGAAAGTTGTGGACGATGCCGTTCTCATTAAGGACGAGCAGTTTTCAGACATTCGCAATCAGCTGTGCACATTCAGGGAAG GGTTTGATGACATATCGCACTGCATAGATCTCATTATTTGTTTGGGAGGAGATGGGACTCTTCTCTATGCCTCGTCTCTTTTCCAG GGCAGCGTTCCTCCGGTGATGGCGTTCCATCTGGGATCCTTAGGGTTCCTCACGCCCTTCAAGTTCGAATCCTTTAGGACCGAGGTGGATAAGGTGTTCGGAG GCAATGCCGCCATCACCCTCCGCAGTCGTCTGAAGGTGAAGGTGCTGAAAGGCGTGAGGAGTGAACATGAGGAAAATGGCATGGTGCCTCATAACCACACAAACAATGAGGCGGGCAAGATATCCCTGCAGTTACAG GTCCTAAATGAAGTGGTGGTGGATAGAGGCCCCTCCTCTTACCTGTCTAACGTTGACCTTTACCTGGATGGACGACTCATCACGTCTGTACAGGGAGATG GTGTAATAGTTTCCACCCCCACAGGCAGCACGGCTTACGCTGCCGCAGCGGGAGCTTCAATGATCCATCCCAACGTTCCCGCCATCATGGTGACCCCAATCTGTCCCCACTCGCTCTCCTTTAGACCCATCGTGGTGCCTGCTGGAGTGGAGCTCATG ATAACTCTGTCTCCTGATGCTCGCAACACAGCCTGGGTGTCGTTTGATGGTAGAAAGAGGCAGGAAATCCGGCATGGAGATAG CATTAAGATCACAACATCTTGTTATCCAGTTCCTTCGATCTGTTGTCATGATCTGGTGTACGACTGGTTTGAGAGTCTGGCCGAGTGTCTTCACTGGAACGTCCGCAAGAAGCAAACACGCCTAACAGATGTCAGCGATTCATCAGACACTGAGAACTGA